The following proteins are encoded in a genomic region of Pseudodesulfovibrio mercurii:
- a CDS encoding DMT family transporter, whose translation MIDKLVHSGTVVNALFLSALLAFSHALLKYASQHKSNGVVDFFLSNWIAVGCSLAIYGFIFFYYSYILKVIQISTLYPIYTGLSIMLVFLIGVFWFGEKTSAMQCLGAALIIIGVVIVSRGA comes from the coding sequence ATGATTGACAAGCTCGTCCACAGCGGCACTGTGGTGAATGCATTATTCCTGTCCGCGCTGCTCGCCTTTTCCCACGCCCTGCTCAAGTACGCCTCGCAACACAAGAGCAACGGGGTCGTCGATTTCTTCCTTTCCAACTGGATCGCCGTGGGCTGTTCCCTGGCCATCTACGGCTTCATCTTTTTCTACTACTCCTACATTCTCAAGGTGATCCAGATCAGCACGCTCTACCCGATATACACGGGGCTTTCGATCATGCTCGTCTTCCTCATCGGCGTGTTCTGGTTCGGGGAAAAGACCTCCGCCATGCAGTGCCTGGGGGCGGCCTTGATAATCATCGGCGTGGTCATCGTCTCCAGAGGGGCCTAG